From Deinococcus aquaticus, one genomic window encodes:
- a CDS encoding glycosyltransferase family 2 protein — MSAAHSPLHPSALVAVLIPAFNEQETVAAVVGVARQFAQEVVVASDGSSDGTAQAARQAGAVVVELPENGGKGAALRAALNATQAEFVLLLDADLTGLSAAHLQTLLDPVQAGTLDMSIGVFEGGGFVTDWGNKLTPHLSGQRACRRDWLLGVPGLGEERWPEPAITRHLKVTGARWAYVDLPNVAQVVKEKKRGFWRGAAARTRMYVSLLTYRVRRRKS, encoded by the coding sequence ATGTCTGCGGCCCATTCACCCCTGCATCCGTCGGCCCTCGTGGCGGTCCTGATTCCTGCGTTCAACGAGCAGGAGACCGTGGCGGCCGTGGTCGGGGTGGCCCGGCAGTTCGCGCAGGAGGTGGTGGTCGCCTCGGACGGCAGCAGTGACGGCACGGCGCAGGCGGCGCGGCAGGCGGGCGCGGTCGTGGTGGAACTGCCCGAGAACGGCGGGAAGGGCGCGGCCCTGCGCGCTGCCCTGAACGCCACGCAGGCCGAGTTCGTGCTGCTGCTGGACGCCGACCTGACCGGCCTGAGCGCCGCGCACCTTCAGACGCTGCTGGACCCGGTGCAGGCCGGGACGCTGGACATGAGTATCGGCGTGTTCGAGGGGGGCGGGTTCGTGACCGACTGGGGCAACAAGCTCACGCCGCACCTGAGCGGGCAGCGGGCCTGCCGCCGCGACTGGCTGCTGGGCGTGCCCGGCCTGGGCGAGGAGCGCTGGCCGGAGCCTGCCATCACGCGGCACCTGAAGGTGACGGGGGCGCGCTGGGCGTACGTGGACCTGCCGAACGTGGCGCAGGTCGTCAAGGAGAAGAAGCGGGGGTTCTGGCGCGGCGCGGCAGCCCGCACCCGCATGTACGTGTCCCTGCTGACCTACCGCGTGCGCCGCCGCAAATCCTGA
- a CDS encoding GH1 family beta-glucosidase — translation MTNTITTDTAAPDIAAPDTAAPSAVARAAGLTRQDFPAGFLFGVATSSYQIEGAASEDGRSPSIWDVFCAKPGRISDGSSGAVACDHYHRWEQDLDLIAALGVDAYRFSVAWPRVVPAGRGPVNAAGLDFYERLTDGLLARGVQPHVTLYHWDLPAVLQDQGGWTNRDTAYAFAEYSAAVAQRLGNRVASYATLNEPWCSSVLSYELGEHAPGTRDRAAALSAAHHLMLGHGLAMPEIRRHAPQSQAGIVLNLGPQESASDRPEDIRAARHADGRFNRWFLDPILRGEYPADTWEEIGGDAPPVQTGDLNLISAHNDFLGVNYYTRGVIGAQGGVLPEGASVTDMGWEIHPQGLTDLLLRLKADYPGLPPIYITENGAAFSDERSGDRVHDPRRTEFLSTHLNALLDASQAGVDVRGYFAWSLMDNFEWAFGYEKRFGLIYVDYDTQERLMKDSALWYQAFLK, via the coding sequence ATGACGAACACCATCACCACCGACACTGCTGCACCTGACATTGCCGCGCCTGACACCGCCGCGCCCAGCGCCGTGGCCCGCGCCGCCGGACTGACCCGCCAGGACTTCCCCGCCGGTTTCCTGTTCGGCGTCGCCACCAGCTCGTACCAGATCGAGGGAGCCGCCAGCGAGGACGGCCGCAGCCCCAGCATCTGGGATGTGTTCTGCGCCAAACCCGGCCGCATCAGCGACGGCAGTAGCGGCGCGGTCGCCTGCGACCACTACCACCGCTGGGAACAGGACCTCGACCTGATCGCCGCGCTGGGCGTCGACGCCTACCGCTTCAGCGTCGCGTGGCCCCGCGTGGTGCCCGCCGGACGCGGCCCCGTGAACGCCGCCGGACTGGACTTCTACGAACGCCTGACCGACGGCCTGCTCGCGCGCGGCGTGCAGCCTCACGTCACGCTGTACCACTGGGACCTGCCCGCCGTGTTGCAGGACCAGGGCGGCTGGACGAACCGCGACACGGCCTACGCCTTCGCCGAGTACTCGGCGGCCGTCGCGCAGCGCCTCGGGAACCGCGTGGCCAGCTACGCCACCCTGAACGAACCGTGGTGCTCCTCGGTCCTGAGTTACGAACTCGGAGAGCACGCGCCCGGCACCCGCGACCGCGCCGCCGCCCTGAGCGCCGCGCACCACCTGATGCTGGGCCACGGCCTCGCCATGCCCGAAATCCGCCGCCACGCCCCGCAGTCCCAGGCGGGCATCGTCCTGAACCTCGGCCCGCAGGAAAGCGCCAGCGACCGCCCCGAGGACATCAGGGCCGCCCGGCACGCCGACGGCCGCTTCAACCGCTGGTTCCTGGACCCCATCCTGCGCGGCGAGTACCCCGCCGACACCTGGGAAGAGATCGGCGGCGACGCCCCCCCCGTGCAGACCGGCGACCTGAACCTCATCAGCGCCCACAACGACTTCCTGGGCGTCAACTACTACACGCGCGGCGTGATCGGCGCGCAGGGCGGCGTGCTGCCCGAGGGAGCCAGCGTCACCGACATGGGCTGGGAAATTCACCCCCAGGGCCTGACCGACCTGCTGCTGCGCCTGAAAGCCGACTACCCCGGCCTGCCGCCCATCTACATCACCGAGAACGGCGCCGCCTTCTCAGACGAACGCAGCGGCGATCGCGTGCACGACCCCCGCCGCACCGAGTTCCTCAGCACCCACCTGAATGCCCTGCTGGACGCCAGTCAGGCCGGCGTGGACGTGCGCGGCTACTTCGCGTGGTCCCTGATGGACAACTTCGAGTGGGCCTTCGGGTACGAGAAACGCTTCGGGTTGATCTACGTGGATTACGACACCCAGGAACGCCTGATGAAAGACAGCGCCCTGTGGTACCAGGCCTTCCTGAAGTAA
- a CDS encoding carbohydrate ABC transporter permease: protein MTTAPIPDRPAAKSPRTAPTLDGKRIGAYLLIALGALLTIAPFYFMFVFATHTRSEIFQLPPPIWFGSNLDENYRSLVERVPFWRNLWNSLYLAVLTTGFTLFFCTLAGYAFAMFSFKGREALFGLLLATMLIPGTLNIVPYALIMQALGWIDQPRALWVPGMASAFGIFLMRQYIGSSIPRELVEAARIDGASEFGIFRRVIVPLTGPAMATLGLVTFVQSWNGFLGPLIIFRTAETFTAPLALRSMQGIANTDWGALMCGVALTVVPLLVLFALASRQLIEGLTAGATKG from the coding sequence ATGACCACCGCCCCCATCCCCGACCGCCCGGCCGCCAAATCCCCCCGCACCGCCCCCACCCTGGACGGCAAACGCATCGGCGCGTACCTGCTGATCGCCCTGGGCGCCCTGCTGACCATCGCGCCCTTCTACTTCATGTTCGTGTTCGCCACGCACACCCGCAGCGAGATCTTCCAGTTGCCGCCCCCCATCTGGTTCGGCAGTAACCTCGACGAGAACTACCGCAGCCTCGTGGAACGCGTGCCGTTCTGGCGCAACCTCTGGAACAGCCTGTACCTCGCGGTCCTCACCACGGGCTTCACGCTGTTCTTCTGCACGCTGGCCGGGTACGCCTTCGCCATGTTCTCCTTCAAGGGCCGCGAGGCGCTGTTCGGGCTGCTGCTGGCCACCATGCTGATCCCCGGCACGCTGAACATCGTCCCGTACGCCCTGATCATGCAGGCCCTCGGCTGGATTGACCAGCCCCGCGCCCTGTGGGTGCCTGGCATGGCCAGTGCGTTTGGGATCTTCCTGATGCGGCAGTACATCGGCAGTTCCATTCCACGCGAACTGGTCGAGGCGGCCCGCATCGACGGGGCCAGCGAGTTCGGTATCTTCCGCCGCGTGATCGTCCCCCTGACCGGCCCGGCCATGGCGACCCTGGGCCTCGTGACGTTCGTGCAGTCCTGGAACGGCTTCCTGGGGCCGCTGATCATCTTCCGCACCGCCGAGACCTTCACCGCCCCCCTGGCGCTGCGGTCCATGCAGGGCATCGCGAACACCGACTGGGGCGCCCTGATGTGCGGCGTCGCCCTGACCGTCGTGCCGCTGCTGGTGCTGTTTGCCCTGGCGTCCCGCCAGCTGATCGAGGGCCTGACCGCCGGCGCCACCAAAGGCTGA
- a CDS encoding carbohydrate ABC transporter permease, translating to MQATLKTAKPRRKPSWSDFQRRYAPYIFISPFFILFFAFGLFPILFNAFLSFHQWQPGTGLGDMKFVGLRNYTDNLTDPTFWLSLKNTAVLALLSGLPQHLIAIPLAFAIQGGLRRMQNLVTAVYFLPYITSIVAISVIFFTLFSWQYGVINSVLNALSGLPLIGALFPAEKINWLGEKEYVQSAVAMVVVWRYTGWNMLLYLSGLQAIPRELYEAASVDGATRAQQFRFITLPLLRPIMFIAVTLSLIGGLQLFEEPFILTNGSGGAGQAGLTTVMYMYRTYASYSDAGVAAAMSWLLFIVIGVLTLVNNRAFGRSGLAGRD from the coding sequence ATGCAAGCAACCCTGAAAACAGCAAAACCCCGCCGCAAACCCAGCTGGAGCGACTTTCAGCGGCGGTACGCGCCGTACATCTTCATCAGCCCATTCTTCATCCTGTTCTTCGCGTTCGGTCTGTTCCCGATCCTGTTCAACGCCTTCCTGAGCTTCCACCAGTGGCAGCCGGGCACCGGCCTGGGTGACATGAAGTTCGTGGGTCTGCGTAACTACACCGACAACCTGACCGACCCCACCTTCTGGCTGTCCCTGAAGAACACCGCCGTCCTGGCGCTGCTCTCGGGCCTGCCGCAGCACCTGATCGCCATTCCGCTGGCGTTCGCCATCCAGGGCGGCCTGCGGCGCATGCAGAACCTCGTGACCGCCGTGTACTTCCTGCCGTACATCACGTCCATCGTGGCGATCTCCGTGATCTTCTTCACGCTGTTCTCCTGGCAGTACGGCGTGATCAACTCGGTCCTGAACGCCCTGAGCGGCCTGCCCCTGATCGGCGCGCTGTTCCCCGCCGAGAAGATCAACTGGCTGGGCGAGAAGGAATACGTGCAGAGCGCCGTCGCCATGGTCGTCGTGTGGCGCTACACCGGCTGGAACATGCTGCTGTACCTCAGCGGCCTGCAGGCCATTCCCCGCGAACTGTACGAGGCGGCCAGCGTGGACGGCGCCACCCGCGCCCAGCAGTTCCGCTTCATCACGCTGCCGCTGCTGCGCCCGATCATGTTCATCGCCGTGACCCTCAGCCTGATCGGCGGCCTGCAACTGTTCGAGGAGCCGTTCATCCTGACCAACGGCAGCGGCGGCGCCGGGCAGGCCGGACTGACCACCGTGATGTACATGTACCGCACGTACGCCTCCTACTCGGACGCCGGTGTGGCGGCCGCCATGTCCTGGCTGCTGTTCATCGTGATCGGCGTGCTGACCCTCGTGAACAACCGCGCCTTCGGCCGTAGCGGCCTGGCCGGAAGGGACTGA
- a CDS encoding ABC transporter substrate-binding protein: protein MRTLPRLTLALSIALTAALGTASAQKTTLTVGVFPDLDSVVKAALPGFNKLYPNITVKINSLAYADHHTALTTALSTGKGASDVVAVDFGYVARFAEGNGLVDISKAPYNAGQFRSQFIAYTYPQAMTQDGRMVGMPTDIGPGAMFYRSDMLKKAGVSPAAMNASWESYISNGKKVLAANPGAFLIPDAGEAAQIILRTGLKSGEGLFFDKSNTVLVDPKNPRFVRAFTIAKQIRDAKLDARAGSAFSPEWTTAFQKGNLATEFSGAWLVGHMQNWLAKDFSGKWASQQLPGNTYASWGGSFYAIPQQSQNKTEAWALIKYLTTNRDQQVLAFKTTGAFPALRSAGNDPVFNEGVPYLNGQKARVLWRQAALKIQPLDVNKLDPIAEQIVNDALASVLDGSKDITAALTEAKNLITRRAR, encoded by the coding sequence ATGCGTACCCTGCCCCGTCTGACCCTGGCCCTGAGCATCGCCCTGACCGCCGCCCTCGGCACGGCCAGCGCCCAGAAGACCACCCTCACCGTCGGCGTGTTCCCCGACCTCGACAGCGTCGTGAAAGCCGCGCTGCCCGGCTTCAACAAGCTCTACCCGAACATCACCGTCAAGATCAACTCGCTGGCCTACGCCGACCACCACACCGCCCTGACCACCGCACTCTCCACCGGCAAGGGTGCCAGCGACGTGGTCGCCGTGGACTTCGGGTACGTCGCCCGCTTCGCGGAAGGCAACGGCCTGGTCGACATCAGCAAGGCCCCCTACAACGCCGGGCAGTTCCGCAGCCAGTTCATTGCCTACACCTACCCGCAGGCCATGACCCAGGACGGCCGCATGGTCGGCATGCCCACCGACATCGGCCCCGGCGCGATGTTCTACCGCTCCGACATGCTCAAGAAGGCCGGCGTGAGCCCCGCTGCCATGAACGCCAGCTGGGAAAGCTACATCAGCAACGGCAAGAAAGTCCTGGCTGCCAACCCCGGCGCGTTCCTGATCCCCGACGCGGGCGAGGCCGCCCAGATCATCCTGCGCACCGGCCTCAAGAGCGGCGAGGGCCTGTTCTTCGACAAGAGCAACACCGTCCTGGTCGACCCCAAGAACCCCCGGTTCGTGCGCGCCTTCACCATCGCCAAGCAGATCCGCGACGCGAAACTCGACGCCCGCGCGGGCAGCGCCTTCAGCCCCGAATGGACCACCGCCTTCCAGAAAGGCAACCTCGCCACCGAGTTCAGCGGCGCGTGGCTGGTCGGGCACATGCAGAACTGGCTGGCCAAGGACTTCAGCGGCAAGTGGGCCTCGCAGCAGCTGCCGGGCAACACCTACGCCAGCTGGGGCGGCTCGTTCTACGCCATTCCGCAGCAGAGCCAGAACAAGACCGAAGCCTGGGCGCTCATCAAGTACCTGACCACCAACAGGGACCAGCAGGTCCTGGCGTTCAAGACGACCGGCGCGTTCCCCGCGCTGCGCTCCGCCGGGAACGACCCCGTGTTCAACGAGGGCGTCCCGTACCTGAACGGCCAGAAAGCCCGCGTGCTGTGGCGTCAGGCCGCCCTGAAAATCCAGCCGCTGGACGTGAACAAACTCGACCCCATCGCCGAACAGATCGTGAACGACGCCCTGGCCAGCGTGCTGGACGGCAGTAAGGACATCACGGCCGCCCTGACCGAAGCCAAGAACCTGATCACCCGCCGCGCCCGCTAA
- a CDS encoding LacI family DNA-binding transcriptional regulator, which produces MTRAVTLTEVAREAGVSPSTVSRILNGTARVRDNKATQVRQAIEKLGYTPNTFARSLATGASGSVGVLTPDIASPFYNDALSGIEQGLMGSGYSPIIISGHWRTAEEEHAVELLLNRRVEGMIILGGQLPDHDLHALSARLPVGVLGRNIDLSRHGGVSLNMDNRQSARDLTNYLIGRGHRVIGHISGPSDHADARERLTGYREALEERGLKYDPTLVVQGDFQEPSGLIGMQRLLQQHSDLTAVFSANDQMAYGARLALYRLGLRVPDDMSLVGFDDLPGSTYATPPLSSVRQPMAEMGRWMAQFILARLRGETIEPFEPRQELMMRESVASRRGL; this is translated from the coding sequence ATGACCCGCGCCGTCACCCTGACCGAGGTGGCCCGCGAGGCCGGCGTATCGCCCAGCACGGTCTCCCGCATCCTGAACGGTACCGCCCGCGTGCGCGACAACAAGGCCACGCAGGTCCGGCAGGCCATCGAGAAACTCGGGTACACGCCCAACACCTTCGCCCGCAGCCTCGCCACCGGCGCGTCCGGCAGCGTGGGCGTCCTGACCCCCGACATCGCCAGTCCCTTCTACAACGACGCCCTGAGCGGCATCGAGCAGGGACTGATGGGCAGCGGGTACTCACCCATCATCATCAGCGGCCACTGGCGCACCGCCGAGGAAGAACACGCCGTGGAACTGCTGCTTAACCGCCGGGTCGAGGGCATGATCATCCTGGGCGGGCAACTGCCGGACCACGACCTGCACGCCCTGTCCGCGCGTCTGCCCGTGGGCGTGCTGGGCCGCAACATCGACCTGAGCCGCCACGGGGGCGTGTCCCTGAACATGGACAACCGCCAGAGCGCCCGCGACCTGACCAACTACCTGATCGGGCGCGGCCACCGCGTGATCGGGCACATCAGCGGCCCCTCCGACCACGCCGACGCCCGCGAACGCCTGACCGGGTACCGCGAGGCCCTCGAGGAACGCGGCCTGAAGTACGACCCCACCCTGGTCGTGCAGGGCGACTTTCAGGAACCGAGCGGATTGATCGGCATGCAGCGCCTGCTTCAGCAGCATTCCGACCTGACGGCCGTGTTCAGCGCCAACGACCAGATGGCGTACGGCGCGCGCCTGGCCCTGTACCGCCTGGGCCTGCGCGTGCCCGACGACATGTCCCTGGTGGGCTTCGACGACCTGCCCGGCTCGACGTACGCCACGCCGCCCCTGTCGTCCGTGCGGCAGCCCATGGCCGAGATGGGCCGCTGGATGGCGCAGTTCATCCTGGCCCGCCTGCGCGGCGAGACGATCGAACCCTTCGAACCGCGCCAGGAACTGATGATGCGCGAATCTGTCGCCAGTCGGCGCGGCCTGTAG
- the proC gene encoding pyrroline-5-carboxylate reductase — translation MKLVIVGVGKLGLALLEGVTSRGVIAPSEIGLLDLNTARVTEIAARTGAQVVTPADLPGTERILVSLQPRVFMEAADWLAQENAGYISTMAGVSVAALTRRLGTRRVVRVMPNLAATIGRSQTAITGPREATDAGDLAFARTLFAAVGDAYELPEHLFNAFTGMSASGPAYVAVVAEALADGGVRMGLPRPLANELAAKLLVSTGELLQLRAHPGLLKDEVASPGGTTIAGLAALEKAGVRGALMEAVVQATRRGNELGKDQE, via the coding sequence ATGAAGCTCGTGATCGTTGGCGTCGGGAAACTCGGACTGGCTCTGCTGGAGGGCGTGACCTCGCGCGGCGTGATCGCCCCGTCCGAGATCGGGCTGCTGGACCTGAACACGGCGCGCGTGACCGAGATTGCCGCCCGGACCGGCGCTCAGGTCGTCACGCCTGCCGACCTGCCGGGCACCGAACGCATCCTGGTGAGCCTGCAACCCCGCGTGTTCATGGAGGCCGCCGACTGGCTGGCGCAGGAGAACGCCGGGTACATCAGCACCATGGCCGGTGTCAGCGTGGCGGCCCTGACCCGCCGCCTGGGCACGCGCCGGGTGGTGCGGGTCATGCCGAACCTCGCGGCGACCATCGGGCGCAGTCAGACGGCCATCACCGGCCCGCGTGAGGCGACGGACGCGGGTGATCTGGCGTTCGCGCGCACGCTGTTCGCGGCGGTCGGGGACGCCTACGAGCTGCCCGAGCACCTGTTCAACGCCTTTACCGGCATGAGCGCCAGCGGACCCGCCTACGTGGCCGTGGTCGCCGAGGCGCTGGCCGACGGTGGCGTGCGCATGGGCCTGCCGCGCCCCCTGGCAAACGAACTGGCCGCCAAGCTGCTCGTCTCGACCGGCGAGCTGCTGCAACTGCGGGCGCATCCGGGCCTGCTCAAAGACGAGGTCGCCAGTCCCGGCGGCACGACCATCGCGGGTCTGGCGGCGCTGGAGAAGGCCGGCGTGCGCGGCGCGCTGATGGAAGCGGTGGTGCAGGCCACCCGGCGCGGCAACGAACTGGGTAAGGACCAGGAGTAA
- a CDS encoding HD-GYP domain-containing protein, with translation MTPPAGEVGPGGTRTVQNAAQHTTGQPGDRSGSDVRRPVNGARTSLHLTLRRDTAPQLDPAAPAAARRAAQVWLLTAGVLDLHRASWGETVALRLPPHLPVRVPGAGRAGGRATLRPALVRDGPVADLLLDWTAPEVPRSGAPAGARRPAGHLHLMQPADIPADLLPCLTLTPGPALQRARSFLARAGVHRAQLSDGHELFDLSAEPDLPDPGPASPDPRSPAELTDLKAVSEDGHTLLIGPPQATLGRLWLRSAPGPQAHAAAQALHASAHAANAHTTLLRQTRSARLAVDLQRAAHLLRDGHALPEATLQAAMRLVRADGAALISVRGGPLLSAGTLDWPGLHAAQRYLRPPLLSGPRPAPGPPDVHAGPLSRCSPLLLDLDPLGLTRTLMLPLNSGGLPPVAWVFQMRRCPQPWLSDPAELTWDVLRAAARDPIHAAGPRGLERRRPHDPTLSPTLISVLDSVGDSQVPSQMAGRGLHHLLETSGAVGGALLTLPAGGLWSGMPSDPSQSGAGGFSAADLTASAGDTRGLWSAQAQAVLLGAARAGEPRQQAADIPGTQGRAVPAFLSVTPVGYAGTVGGVMVLLHSPAPPAPEVAPLLKVLATEVGKAGERQRSLRDLARVREKTFRVLGRVLEYRSYETKGHTDRVTDLALQLGQRLDLTSTQLSHLRWGAYLHDLGKIAIPDDVLHKQGELSSAERQWMRQHVTIGETLLREQGLVPPEVLQVVRHHHERWDGQGYPDGLSGQNIPLLARLFAVVDIFDALTSERPYKAPWSPRDSLRELRRMAGTHLDPALVQAFMDLMASRAAPPALPDPFDDSLL, from the coding sequence GTGACACCCCCAGCGGGTGAAGTGGGTCCGGGAGGAACGAGAACGGTGCAGAACGCAGCGCAGCACACCACGGGGCAGCCCGGTGACCGGTCCGGCAGCGACGTCCGGCGGCCTGTGAACGGCGCGCGGACCTCGCTGCACCTGACCCTGCGCCGTGACACGGCCCCGCAACTCGACCCGGCCGCGCCCGCCGCCGCCCGCCGCGCCGCGCAGGTGTGGCTGCTGACCGCCGGGGTGCTGGACCTGCACCGCGCCTCCTGGGGAGAAACGGTGGCACTACGCCTGCCCCCCCACCTGCCGGTGCGGGTCCCGGGGGCCGGCCGCGCCGGGGGGCGGGCCACGCTGCGGCCAGCCCTGGTGCGTGACGGCCCGGTCGCGGACCTGCTGCTCGACTGGACCGCGCCGGAAGTGCCGAGAAGCGGTGCCCCGGCCGGAGCGCGCCGCCCGGCCGGGCACCTGCACCTGATGCAGCCTGCCGACATCCCGGCCGACCTGCTGCCGTGCCTGACGCTCACGCCCGGTCCGGCGCTTCAGCGGGCGCGGTCCTTCCTGGCGCGGGCCGGCGTGCACCGCGCGCAGCTCAGTGACGGCCACGAACTGTTCGACCTGTCCGCCGAACCGGACCTCCCTGACCCCGGCCCGGCGTCCCCGGACCCGCGCAGCCCGGCCGAGCTGACGGACCTGAAAGCCGTCAGCGAGGACGGACACACCCTGCTGATCGGGCCGCCGCAGGCCACGCTGGGCCGACTGTGGCTGCGCTCCGCGCCGGGACCGCAGGCGCACGCGGCGGCCCAGGCGCTGCACGCCTCGGCGCACGCTGCCAACGCGCACACGACGCTGCTGCGCCAGACCCGTTCGGCGCGGCTGGCAGTGGACCTGCAGCGCGCCGCGCACCTGCTGCGCGACGGGCACGCGCTGCCCGAGGCGACCCTGCAGGCCGCGATGCGCCTCGTCCGGGCGGACGGCGCGGCCCTGATCTCCGTGCGCGGTGGGCCGCTCCTGAGCGCCGGGACCCTCGACTGGCCGGGCCTGCACGCCGCGCAGCGGTACCTGCGCCCCCCGTTGCTCAGCGGCCCACGCCCCGCGCCCGGCCCGCCGGACGTGCACGCCGGACCGCTGAGCCGCTGCTCGCCGCTGCTCCTGGACCTGGACCCGCTGGGCCTGACCCGCACGCTGATGCTGCCCCTGAACAGCGGTGGCCTGCCGCCGGTCGCGTGGGTGTTCCAGATGCGCCGCTGCCCGCAGCCGTGGCTGTCGGACCCGGCCGAACTGACCTGGGACGTGCTGCGCGCCGCCGCCCGCGACCCCATTCACGCGGCCGGCCCGCGCGGCCTGGAACGCCGCCGTCCCCACGACCCGACGCTCTCGCCGACGCTGATCAGCGTGCTCGACAGCGTCGGGGACAGTCAGGTGCCGTCCCAGATGGCCGGGCGGGGCCTGCACCACCTGCTGGAAACCAGCGGGGCCGTGGGGGGCGCGCTGCTGACCCTCCCGGCGGGCGGCCTGTGGTCGGGAATGCCGTCTGACCCATCCCAGTCGGGAGCCGGCGGGTTCAGCGCAGCGGACCTGACCGCCTCGGCGGGCGACACGCGGGGCCTGTGGAGCGCGCAGGCGCAGGCAGTGCTGCTGGGAGCCGCGCGCGCGGGTGAGCCGCGCCAGCAGGCGGCCGACATCCCGGGCACACAGGGCCGCGCCGTTCCCGCGTTCCTGAGCGTCACGCCAGTCGGGTACGCCGGAACGGTCGGCGGCGTCATGGTGCTGCTGCACAGTCCCGCGCCGCCCGCGCCGGAAGTCGCGCCGCTGCTCAAGGTGCTGGCCACCGAGGTCGGGAAGGCCGGAGAGCGGCAGCGGTCGCTGCGGGACCTCGCGCGGGTGCGCGAGAAGACCTTCCGGGTGCTGGGCCGCGTGCTGGAATACCGCAGTTACGAAACCAAGGGCCACACCGACCGCGTGACGGATCTCGCGTTGCAACTGGGGCAGCGGCTGGACCTGACCAGCACCCAGCTCTCGCACCTGCGCTGGGGCGCGTACCTGCACGACCTGGGCAAGATCGCCATTCCGGACGACGTGCTGCACAAGCAGGGAGAACTCAGTAGCGCCGAGCGGCAGTGGATGCGTCAGCACGTCACCATCGGCGAGACGCTGCTGCGCGAGCAGGGCCTCGTGCCACCCGAAGTGCTTCAGGTGGTGCGCCACCACCATGAACGCTGGGACGGTCAGGGTTACCCGGACGGCCTGAGCGGGCAGAACATTCCGCTGCTGGCGCGCCTGTTCGCGGTGGTGGACATCTTCGACGCCCTGACCAGCGAGCGGCCCTACAAGGCCCCCTGGAGCCCGCGCGACAGCCTGCGTGAGCTGCGGCGCATGGCGGGCACGCACCTCGATCCGGCGCTCGTGCAGGCGTTCATGGACCTGATGGCCAGCCGCGCCGCGCCGCCCGCGCTGCCCGACCCCTTCGACGACTCCCTGCTGTAG
- a CDS encoding 50S ribosomal protein L11 methyltransferase, whose product MLVYHLPGTFETREDHLDLLWEAGATGLEERAGLIRAYFDTQTDLPADISDGEWRDEADQDWQAEFKANLRPVPAGRVTIVPPWLRAEVPSTQVLLIIEPGMAFGTGHHATTRMAVEALSALDLDEQTVLDVGTGSGVLAIAAALLDARYALGVDIDPVTIPIATENAEQNGVPTGRAAFMVGTLGDDLPGDVVTDGVFDVLVANLYAELHDLLVGAYVGHLRAGGPLILTGILVSKLPLVHEALDREGFTDVQVRTDGDWALVTARNA is encoded by the coding sequence ATGCTGGTCTACCACCTTCCCGGAACGTTCGAAACGCGCGAGGATCACCTCGACCTGCTGTGGGAGGCCGGCGCGACCGGCCTGGAGGAACGCGCCGGCCTGATCCGCGCGTACTTCGACACGCAGACCGACCTGCCCGCCGACATCAGCGACGGCGAGTGGCGAGACGAGGCCGATCAGGACTGGCAGGCGGAATTCAAGGCGAACCTGCGGCCCGTGCCTGCCGGGCGCGTGACCATCGTGCCGCCGTGGCTGCGCGCCGAGGTGCCATCCACCCAGGTGCTGCTGATCATCGAGCCGGGCATGGCCTTCGGGACCGGGCATCACGCGACCACCCGCATGGCCGTCGAGGCGCTCTCGGCGCTGGACCTGGACGAGCAGACGGTGCTGGACGTGGGCACCGGCAGCGGCGTGCTGGCCATCGCGGCGGCGCTGCTGGACGCCCGCTACGCGCTGGGCGTGGATATCGACCCGGTCACCATTCCGATTGCCACGGAGAACGCGGAGCAGAACGGCGTTCCGACAGGCCGCGCGGCGTTCATGGTGGGCACGCTGGGCGACGACCTGCCGGGCGACGTGGTCACGGACGGCGTGTTCGACGTGCTGGTCGCCAACCTGTACGCGGAACTGCATGACCTGCTGGTGGGCGCGTATGTGGGGCACCTGCGCGCGGGCGGGCCGCTGATCCTGACCGGCATCCTGGTCAGCAAACTGCCGCTGGTTCACGAGGCGCTGGACCGCGAGGGCTTCACGGACGTGCAGGTGCGCACGGACGGCGACTGGGCACTCGTGACCGCCCGCAACGCATGA